A single genomic interval of Pirellulales bacterium harbors:
- a CDS encoding FHA domain-containing protein encodes MELTLKLLNGSSAGKEIKIPVDKFFIGRAEDCHLRPHSDLISRHHCALLIQQGVVAVRDFGSRNGTFVNDQRVVGQSELANGDRLKVGSLEFEVQLSSSVGGRKKPKVKDVKDVAVRTATGKPSSSPDDDISDWLSIDDEGAQRDTRRIDVRETDQAPHHETPAALPASLRETTMVKSPAADTQAGKPSETKSDAAEPAKPAGPGKFVPPSAKSTKDSREAAADALKRLFNARR; translated from the coding sequence ATGGAATTGACGCTGAAGCTGCTGAACGGCAGCAGCGCCGGAAAAGAAATTAAGATTCCGGTCGATAAATTCTTCATTGGACGCGCAGAGGATTGCCATCTGCGCCCGCATAGCGACTTGATCAGCCGCCATCATTGTGCGCTGCTGATCCAGCAGGGAGTTGTCGCCGTGCGCGATTTCGGCAGCCGCAACGGCACTTTTGTCAACGACCAGCGAGTCGTCGGCCAATCCGAGCTTGCTAACGGCGATCGGCTGAAAGTCGGCTCGCTCGAGTTTGAGGTCCAGCTCAGTTCGAGTGTCGGCGGCAGGAAGAAGCCAAAGGTCAAGGACGTCAAAGACGTGGCGGTGCGCACCGCCACCGGCAAGCCATCGTCCAGCCCCGACGACGACATCAGCGATTGGTTGTCGATCGACGACGAGGGTGCCCAGCGCGACACCAGGCGGATCGATGTCCGCGAAACCGACCAAGCGCCCCACCACGAAACACCTGCCGCGCTCCCCGCCTCGCTGCGCGAAACGACCATGGTCAAATCGCCCGCGGCCGACACCCAAGCGGGCAAGCCCAGCGAGACCAAGTCGGATGCCGCGGAACCCGCCAAACCCGCCGGTCCCGGCAAGTTTGTCCCCCCTTCAGCCAAGTCGACCAAAGACAGCCGCGAAGCGGCCGCCGATGCTCTCAAGCGGCTATTCAACGCGCGGCGTTAA